One Chryseobacterium indoltheticum DNA segment encodes these proteins:
- a CDS encoding helix-hairpin-helix domain-containing protein, producing the protein MAKCLTSICAVNYVANGDFLKGIIAMPARRALEKEKIDSLEKLSLYSEQEIMQLHGFGKNAMEKLKCYMQENQISFKNN; encoded by the coding sequence ATGGCAAAGTGTTTAACCTCTATTTGTGCTGTTAATTATGTTGCGAATGGAGATTTTTTGAAGGGGATTATAGCGATGCCTGCAAGAAGGGCTCTTGAAAAAGAAAAGATTGATTCTTTAGAAAAACTGTCACTTTATTCTGAGCAGGAAATCATGCAACTTCACGGTTTTGGAAAAAATGCGATGGAGAAATTAAAATGCTATATGCAGGAAA